A portion of the Rhinolophus sinicus isolate RSC01 linkage group LG03, ASM3656204v1, whole genome shotgun sequence genome contains these proteins:
- the ZNF770 gene encoding zinc finger protein 770: MSLKNMMAENNLKMLKIQQCVVANKLPRNRPYICNICFKHFETPSKLARHYLIHTGQKPFECDVCHKTFRQLVHLERHQLTHNLPFKCSICQRHFKNLKTFVKHQHLHNETYQNDVKQVRRLLEAKQEKPVYGMYHTFTTEERWALHPCTKSDPTYSPTKKRKNIHSCTICGKMFPSQSKLDRHALIHTGQRPFKCVLCSKSFRQSTHLKIHQLTHSEERPFQCCFCQKGFKIQSKLLKHKQIHTRNKTFQTLSLKVKSPESRPLPNKLNANQDGFENGQIGESEENNQLDVHSIYIVPFQCPECEECFESEQILNGHKCFPARGGKIPSSFKKNYNYKTIVKKILAKLKRAGGKKLDNFRSEKKVFKNSFLKNCDLISGEQSPEQTQRTFMGSLGKHGTYKTVGNKKKKTLTLPFSWQKHFQSQNMGKNVKGILTTDNTLTMDNSVNNRDVCIYGSSGEEFFGNCEVLQCGFSVPSENIHTGHKMCPCDKCEKVFPSISKLQRHYLIHTGQRPFGCNVCGKSFRQSAHLKRHKLTHIEKIPYRRSLCQVEFENLNKLFMEPGDNVNSHAPQQCQTLGFQKYEVAESGQIPEIKVKAESEDFILGSHYRSREPFPPDALLESEKSHRSHCCSYSGRAERNDGLLYQCSVCSKSFRSPSKLERHYLIHAGQKPFECSVCGKTFRQAPHWKRHQLTHFKE; the protein is encoded by the coding sequence ATGTCACTGAAGAATATGATggctgaaaacaatttaaaaatgctaaagaTTCAACAGTGTGTAGTAGCCAACAAACTACCTAGAAACAGGCCATATATTTGCAATATTTGCTTCAAGCACTTTGAAACACCTTCAAAATTAGCTAGGCATTATCTCATTCATACTGGTCAGAAGCCATTTGAATGTGATGTGTGTCATAAAACCTTTAGACAACTAGTTCATCTGGAGAGACATCAACTAACTCATAATCTGCCATTTAAATGTAGTATTTGTCAACGccactttaaaaatctgaagacatttgtGAAGCATCAACACCTTCACAATGAAACCTACCAGAATGATGTTAAACAGGTCAGAAGATTGTTGGAGGCCAAGCAAGAAAAGCCGGTGTATGGAATGTATCATACTTTTACCACAGAGGAGAGATGGGCATTACACCCATGCACAAAGTCTGATCCTACATACAGccctacaaagaaaagaaagaatattcacTCATGTACAATTTGTGGCAAGATGTTTCCGTCACAATCAAAACTTGATAGGCATGCACTCATTCATACGGGTCAGAGGCCTTTTAAATGTGTCCTGTGCAGTAAATCTTTCCGACAGTCAACTCATTTAAAAATCCACCAACTCACACATTCAGAAGAAAGACCTTTTCAATGCTGTTTTTGTCAAAAAGGATTTAAGATTCAAAGCAAACTTCTGAAGCATAAACAAATCCATACCAGGAATAAAACTTTTCAGACTCTTTCATTGAAGGTGAAGAGTCCAGAATCACGTCCCCTTCCtaataaattaaatgcaaatcAAGATGGTTTTGAAAATGGTCAGATAGGTGAATCCGAGGAGAATAATCAACTTGATGTCCACTCTATTTATATCGTTCCTTTTCAGTGTCCAGAGTGTGAAGAATGTTTTGAATCAGAGCAGATTCTCAATGGACACAAGTGTTTTCCTGCCAGAGGTGGCAAAATTCCAAGCAGTTTCAAAAAAAACTACAACTATAAAACCATTGTTAAAAAAATCTTGGCCAAACTTAAACGTGCAGGGGGTAAGAAATTAGATAATTTTCGGtctgaaaaaaaagtatttaaaaacagtTTCTTGAAAAATTGTGATCTTATTTCTGGTGAGCAGAGCCCTGAACAAACCCAGAGAACATTTATGGGTTCTCTTGGCAAACATGGAACATATAAAACCGttggcaataaaaagaagaaaacattgacTTTGCCGTTTTCTTGGCAAAAGCACTTCCAGAGCCAAAATATGGGGAAAAACGTGAAAGGTATCCTTACAACAGACAACACATTAACTATGGATAATTCAGTGAATAATAGAGACGTATGTATCTATGGTTCATCAGGTGAGGAATTCTTTGGTAACTGTGAAGTGCTTCAGTGTGGTTTTTCAGTTCCAAGTGAAAACATACATACTGGACATAAGATGTGTCCTTGTGACAAATGCGAGAAAGTATTTCCTTCTATATCCAAACTACAGAGACACTATTTAATTCATACTGGACAGAGGCCTTTTGGCTGTAATGTTTGTGGGAAATCTTTTAGACAGTCAGCTCacttaaaaagacataaattaaCTCATATTGAAAAGATTCCTTATAGAAGATCTCTTTGCCAAGTAGAATTTGAAAATTTGAACAAACTTTTCATGGAACCGGGTGATAATGTTAACTCTCATGCTCCCCAACAATGTCAGACTCTTGGCTTTCAAAAATATGAGGTCGCTGAGTCAGGACAAATACCAGAAATCAAAGTGAAGGCAGAATCAGAGGACTTCATTCTTGGTAGCCACTATAGGAGCAGGGAGCCCTTTCCTCCTGATGCACTTCTGGAATCAGAGAAGAGCCATCGCAGTCACTGCTGTAGTTATTCAGGGCGTGCTGAGAGGAACGATGGTCTTCTTTACCAATGCAGTGTCTGTTCTAAAAGTTTTAGGTCTCCATCGAAACTGGAAAGACACTATCTAATTCACGCAGGGCAGAAGCCGTTTGAATGCTCTGTTTGTGGCAAAACATTCAGACAGGCCCCTCACTGGAAGAGACATCAACTCACTCACTTCAAGGAATGA